The following are encoded together in the Elusimicrobiota bacterium genome:
- the trmL_2 gene encoding tRNA (cytidine(34)-2'-O)-methyltransferase, which produces MKSSHSLNIVLIEPEIPQNTGNIGRTCVGLDATLHLVGQLGFSLDEKDLKRAGLDYWPKLKLKRHDRWESFLASIEPTASLTFFSTHGTQSLWEVSFQFPCYLVFGSESRGFPPSFYERYKNSLVRIPTTGPIRSLNLSTAVGIAAFEAVRPRRPPTCHF; this is translated from the coding sequence ATGAAGTCAAGCCATTCACTCAACATTGTTCTGATCGAGCCGGAAATTCCACAAAACACAGGAAACATCGGCCGAACCTGCGTGGGCCTTGACGCCACGCTTCATCTGGTCGGCCAATTGGGTTTCTCTCTGGATGAAAAAGACCTGAAGCGCGCGGGTCTTGATTATTGGCCGAAACTTAAACTCAAACGTCACGATCGATGGGAAAGTTTTCTTGCTTCCATTGAACCCACGGCTTCTCTAACCTTTTTCTCCACGCATGGAACTCAATCCCTGTGGGAAGTTTCATTTCAGTTCCCTTGTTATCTGGTCTTCGGTTCAGAAAGTCGGGGGTTTCCACCGTCCTTTTATGAGCGCTACAAAAACTCTTTGGTGCGAATCCCCACCACGGGACCCATCCGGTCGCTTAACTTGTCTACGGCCGTGGGCATCGCCGCCTTTGAAGCGGTCCGGCCACGCCGTCCCCCAACCTGTCACTTTTAG